In Labeo rohita strain BAU-BD-2019 chromosome 16, IGBB_LRoh.1.0, whole genome shotgun sequence, one DNA window encodes the following:
- the LOC127178161 gene encoding immunoglobulin superfamily DCC subclass member 3 translates to MLDCQVEGEGPITITWRRNGVPVPLGARAAVLDNGTLLIRNFQKRRDGDESDAGEYDCAAQNRYGLLISRKAHVQLASLPKFHTHPESMSVDEGGVARFHCAVSGVPEANITWERNRTALNADDNRYTLLPNGILHITGVRQADSGIYRCVAKNIANTRYSHEAQLSVTVAANRLYKEPVILSGPQNLTLNVHQTAILECIATGNPRPIVSWSRLDGRSIGVEGIQVLGTGNLIISDVSLQHSGVYVCSANRPGTRMRRTALGRLVVQAPPEFLQWPQSVSKPAGSSAVFTCQAQGVPDPHLIWLKNGKILTPGDNVKLTNNNSTLAVTRITPDDEAIYQCIAENSAGTNQASARLAVSPSVDLPEAPQDLTVTPLSTTSLRVRWTQPEPHVTAGIIGYVLHIRKLGEPDSSELQEAVSKDTFQHDFTNLEASTTFSIYVKAYSPLGASQQSNSVIATTLGAVPTMPSFFTKVLNSTAMQVFWELPAKAGRVEGYKLSHRMLPQQEFRHEERFPAHINTHTISNLESSAVYEIQLTAFNGNGDSIGNKRLVSLAETEKSGKEAAAGESVCNCRQDGEGSMTALVVGIHIGMACIIFCALFLMFGYRHSFFCQKSSQGDWSLSAGQSVPQRDAAAKDASIRAADATELTTQAAAAERPAAVPQCQVMIEPQPVHPPDTGTGTDTGTG, encoded by the exons ATGCTGGACTGCCAGGTAGAGGGGGAGGGGCCTATCACCATCACCTGGAGGCGGAACGGCGTTCCCGTTCCTCTGGGAGCCAGAGCGGCCGTACTAGATAACGGGACGCTCCTGATCCGGAACTTCCAGAAACGGCGCGACGGTGACGAGAGCGACGCGGGCGAGTACGACTGCGCGGCGCAGAACCGATACGGGCTGCTCATCAGCCGCAAAGCACACGTGCAGCTGGCCT CACTGCCTAAGTTTCACACGCACCCAGAATCCATGAGCGTGGATGAGGGCGGCGTCGCTCGATTTCACTGCGCCGTCAGCGGCGTCCCAGAGGCCAACATCACTTGGGAAAGAAACAGAACGGCTCTCAACGCAGATGATAACAG GTACACTCTTCTGCCCAACGGTATCCTGCACATCACAGGCGTGCGTCAGGCTGACAGCGGCATCTACCGATGCGTGGCTAAAAACATCGCAAACACTCGCTACAGTCACGAGGCCCAGCTGTCAGTCACAG TGGCAGCTAATCGTCTCTATAAGGAGCCGGTGATTCTCTCTGGGCCACAGAATCTCACTCTGAACGTCCACCAAACCGCTATTCTGGAGTGCATCGCCACCGGAAACCCACGGCCCATTGTGTCCTGGAGCAGACTgg ACGGTCGCTCCATCGGTGTGGAGGGCATTCAGGTGTTGGGAACAGGTAACCTCATCATCTCAGACGTGTCTCTGCAGCACTCAGGTGTGTACGTCTGCTCCGCCAACCGACCCGGAACCAGGATGAGGAGAACTGCGTTGGGACGACTCGTGGTGCAAG CTCCTCCAGAGTTTCTGCAGTGGCCTCAGTCTGTGTCGAAGCCGGCGGGCAGCAGTGCCGTCTTCACCTGTCAAGCTCAAGGTGTTCCTGATCCACACCTCATCTGGCTGAAGAACGGCAAGATCCTCACACCTGGAGACAACGTCAAACTCACCAACAACAACAG CACATTGGCAGTGACGCGCATCACGCCTGACGACGAGGCCATCTACCAGTGCATCGCGGAGAACAGCGCAGGAACCAACCAGGCCAGCGCTCGTCTCGCCGTCTCCCCGTCCGTCGATCTCCCAGAAGCCCCACAGGACCTGACGGTCACGCCGCTCTCCACCACCTCCCTACGGGTCCGCTGGACGCAGCCGGAGCCGCACGTGACCGCCGGCATCATCGGATACGTGCTGCACATCCGCAAACTGGGCG AGCCAGACAGCAGCGAGCTTCAGGAAGCCGTGAGCAAAGACACATTTCAGCACGACTTCACGAACCTGGAGGCCTCCACCACCTTCTCCATCTACGTGAAAGCGTATTCTCCATTGGGAGCCAGTCAGCAGTCCAACAGCGTCATCGCCACCACACTCGGGGCCG tTCCCACGATGCCCAGTTTCTTCACGAAGGTTCTGAACAGCACAGCGATGCAGGTGTTCTGGGAGCTTCCAGCTAAAGCCGGTCGAGTGGAAGGATACAAACTCTCTCATCGCATGCTGCCGCAGCAAGAGTTCAGACATGAGGAGCGATTCCCCGCTCACATCAACACACACACCATCTCTAACCTCG AATCATCAGCGGTGTATGAGATTCAGCTCACGGCATTTAACGGGAACGGCGACAGCATCGGCAACAAGCGGCTCGTCTCGTTGGCTGAGACTGAAAAGAGCGGGAAAGAGGCAGCAG cAGGTGAGAGTGTGTGTAACTGTCGTCAGGACGGCGAGGGATCCATGACAGCTCTGGTGGTCGGGATCCACATCGGCATGGCCTGCATCATATTCTGTGCTCTCTTCCTGATGTTCGGCTACCGGCACAG tttctTCTGTCAGAAGAGTTCTCAGGGCGACTGGAGTCTGTCAGCAGGACAGAGTGTTCCCCAGAGAGACGCCGCAGCTAAAGACGCCAGCATCCGAGCAGCCGACGCTACCGAGCTCACGACACAG GCTGCTGCAGCGGAGCGTCCAGCGGCGGTTCCCCAGTGTCAGGTGATGATTGAACCTCAACCTGTCCACCCGCCAGACACGGGCACCGGCACTGATACCGGCACCGGATGA